The Pseudofrankia sp. DC12 region GAGGCTGCCTCGCGGCTGGCGACGAGCGCGGCGAGCGCGGCCGGTGTCCGCTGGACGAAGACCTCGCGCGGGGTGAGCCGGACGCCCTCGCGGCGGGCTCGGTTGACCAGCTGGATGGCGATGATGCTGTCGCCCCCGAGGGCGACGAAGTCGTCGTCGGCACCGACCTGGTCCAGCCCGAGCATGGCCGCGAACACCGCGCCGAGCGTGCGCTCCAGGTCGGTGCCGCCCGACCGGCCCGAGGCCGAGGCGGCGGCCAGGTCCGGCGCGGGCAGTGCCGCCCGGTCGAGCTTCCCGTTGTCGGTCAGCGGCAGCGCGTCCAGTACGACGACCGCAGCCGGGACCATGAAGTCGGGCAGGGCCGCCGCGGCCCGGGCCCGCAGCGCCAGGCCGTCGACGTGCTGGCCGGCCCGGCGCACGGCGTAGGCGATCAGCCGGCGCCGGCCGGCGTGGTCCTCGCGGGCGAGGACGACGGCCCGCTCCACCGCCGGGTCGGCCGCGAGGACGGCCTCGATCTCCCCCGGCTCGATCCGGAAGCCGCGGATCTCCACCTGGTCGTCGGCGCGGCCGAGGTACTCCAGCGCCCCGCCCTGGCCCAGCTGGGCCAGGTCACCGGTGCGGTACATCCGGTCGCCCGGCGCGCCGTAGGGGTCGGCGAGGAACCGGGCGGCGGTCAGGCCGGACCGTCCGAGGTAGCCGCGGGCGAGCTGCCCGCCGCTGACGTAGACCTCCCCCGCGACGCCCGGCGGGACCGGGGTGAGGTGCCGGTCGAGGATCCGGGCCCGCAGGCCGGGCAGCGGCGCACCGATGACGCCACGGCGGCCGGCGGCGGCACTGGCCCGGTCCAGCCGCAGGTACGTGACGTGCACGGTGGTCTCGGTGATCCCGTACATGTTGACCAGGACCGGGGCGTCGTCCGGGTGTCGCTCGTACCACGGGTGCAGCCGGTCGACGTCCAGCGCCTCGCCGCCGAAGATCACCAGCCGGAGCGTCAGCCCCGGGCGGCCGGGGTCACGGCGCTCGGCGTCCCGGTCGGCCTCCAGCAGCGCGCCGAAGGCGGACGGGGTCTGGTTCAGGACGGTGACGGACTCCCGGCGCAGCAGGTCGAGGAACTGCTCGGGCGCACGGGTGACCTCGTGGTCGACGACGACGAGCCGGCCGCCGTGCAGCAGCGGGCCCCACAGCTCCCAGACCGAGAAGTCGAACGACACCGAGTGGAACAGCGTCCAGACGTCGGCGGCGTCGAAGTGGAAGTGCGCCTGGCTGGCGGCGAACAAGCGCACCACGTTGCGGTGCGTGACCAGTGCGCCCTTCGGCCGGCCCGTGGAGCCCGACGTGTAGATCACGTAGGCGAGGTTGTCGGGCCGGGCCCGGCCTGCCGGCCCGGGCCGGCCCGGCGGCTGCTCGGCGAGCGCCGCCTCGACCAGCGGGTCGTCGAGCGCGATCAGCGGCACGCCGGCCCGGGCCGGCAGCTCCGCGCGGGTCGCGACGGTGGTCAGCGCGCAGACCGGGGCGGCGTCGCGCAGCATGAACCTGATCCGGTCGGCCGGGTAGGCCGGGTCGACCGGCAGGTAGGCGCCGCCGGCCTTCTGGACGGCGAGCAGGCTGACGACCAGGTCGCACGACCGGGGCAGCGCGACGGCGACGATCGACTCCGGCCCGACGCCCCGGGCGCGCAGCAGCCGGGCCAGCCGGTTGGCGCGGGCGTCCAGCCGCGCGTAGGTCAGCTCCGTGTCGCGCCAGCGCAGGGCGACGGCGTCCGGGGTCCGGGCGGCCTGGGCCTCGAACAGCTCGGGCAGGGTGGCTTCTGCGTCGCCGGCCGCGACGGCCGCCGGGGTGAGCGCGGCCAGGCCACGCTCGGCCGCCGGCAGCGCCGCGACGGCGCCCACCGGGCGGTCCGGGTCAGCCGCGATCTGTGCCAGCAGCGCGAGCAGGCGGTCGGCCAGCCCCGCCACCGTCGCGTCGTCGAGGACGCCCCGCTGGTAGCCGAAGGTCAGCCGCAGCCGCTCGCCGGGGATGACCCGGACGGTCAGCGCGTAGTGGGTCGCGTCGTGGCCGTCGACGGCCTCGAGGCGCGGTCCGCCCGGCGGGAGCAGCGTCGTCGTGTCGAACGGGTACGACTCCAGGACGAGCAGGCAGTCGAACAGCTCGCCGCGGCCGGCGGCGGACTGGATCTCGGCCAGGCCGAGATGCTGGTGGGCGAACATCCGGCCCTGGGCGACCCGCGGGTCGGCCATCAGCTCGGCGAACGTCCGCCGCGCGGTCACCGACACCCGCACCGGGACGGTGGTGACGAACAGGCCGACCATGGCGTCGGCGCCGGCCAGCTCCGGGGGCCGCCCGGCGGCCGCGGCGCCGAACACGACGTCGTCGCGGCCGACCGCGCGGGCCAGCAGCACCGCGTGCGCTGCGCGCAGGATCGTGCTCAGCGTCAGGCCCCGCTCGCGGCCGAGCGCGGCCAGCCGGGCGGTCAGTTCCGGGCTCGCCTCGCGCTCGACGGCGGCCGCGGCGCCGCCGGCCGCCTGCCCGCCGGCCGGGGCCAGCAGGGTCGGCTCCGCCAGGCCGGCCAGCTCGGCCCGCCAGGCCGCCCTGGCCGCGTCCCGGTCCTGGGCCAGCAGCCAGCGCAGGTAGTCCGAGTACGGGCGGGCAGCCAGGCCCGCTTCGGCCGCGTCGCCGCGCTGGGCGGCCAGCGCGAAGAGCTCACGCAGCAGCAGCGGCAGCGACCAGCCGTCCAGGATGACGTGGTGGGCGCAGACCGCGAGCCGGGCGCTGTCCGGCCCGCCGCGGATCCACAGGAAGCGCAGCAGCGGCGGCGCGGCGAGGTCGAACGGCGCAGCCCGGTCGGCCAGGACCAGCCGCTGGGTCTCGGCTGCCCGCTCGTCGGCCGGCCAGCCGGACAGGTCGACGACCGACCACTCGGGCTCGGCCTGGGCCACGATGGCCTGGGCGGGCGCGGCGCCGTCGGACAGGACGGCGGCCCGCAGCATGGCGTGCCGGTCGACCAGAACCCGCGAAGCCGCGCGCAGCCGCTCGACGTCGAGCTCGCCCCGCAGGTCCAGGACGAACTGGATCACGTAGACGTCGGGGGTGTCGTCGCCGTCGACGAGACGGTGGAACAGCAGCCCCGCCTGCGACGGGGAGAGCGGCCACACCTCGGTCAGACCGGGCAGCCGGGCCCGCCAACGGTCCAGGTCCGCCGGGTCGGCGGCCAGCAGGTCCGGGAGCTCGGGCGGCGGGCCGGCGGGCGCCCGGCCGGCACCGGTCGGCGCCGGGCCCTCGGTCGGGCTCGCCGCCGCGGCCAGGCCGGCGGCGGTCGGGGTGTCGAACAGGTCCGCCAGCCCGACGGTCACCCCGGCGGCGGCGGCACGGGTGACCACCGCGAAGGCCAGGATGCTGTCGCCGCCCCGGCGGAAGAACGAGTCGTCGACCCCGACGTCCGGCTGGCCGAGGACGGCCGCGAAGACGTCCCGCAGGACCGCCTCCGCGTGGGTCGCCGGCGCCCGGCCGGGCTGGGCCGCCGCGCCGAAGTCGGGGGCGGGCAGTGCGTGGCGGTCGAGCTTGCCGGTGGGGGTGGTCGGCAGGACGGGCAGCGTCACGAAGGCCGCCGGCACCATGTAGCCGGGCAGGACCGCCGCCGCGTGCGCGCACAGTTGGTCCGCGAGCGTCCTGTCCTCGGCCGGTCCGCCCGCCGGGACGACGTAGGCGACGAGCGTCCGGCCGGCCGGGCCGCCGTCGCGGACGACCACGGCGCAGCGCGCGACGGCCGGATGGCGCGCCAGCACCGACTCGATCTCGCCCAGCTCGACCCGGAAGCCGCGCAGCTTGACCTGGTCGTCCGAGCGGCCGGACACGACGAGCTCACCGGACCCGGTCCAGCGGGCCAGGTCGCCGGTGCGGTACATCCGCTCGCCGGTCTCGAAGGGGCTCGCGACATGGCGGGACGCCGTCAGCCCCGGCTGGGCCAGGTAGCCGTGCGTGACGGCCGTGCCGCCGAGGTAGAGCTCGCCGACGACGCCGGCCGGCACGGGCATCAGCGCGCCGTCCAGCACGTAGGCCCGCGCGTTGGGCAGGGGCCGCCCGACGGTCGGTCCGTGGCCGGCCCCATCGGCGTCACGCACCAGGCTCGTGGTCGCCCAGACCGTCGCCTCGGTCGGGCCGTAGACGTTGGTCAGGTTCGACGCGCGGGCGGTCAGCTCACGGGCGACGTCGGCCGTCAGCGGCTCGCCGCCGGACAGGACCCGCACTCCCGGGTAGGGCGCGGTGCCGGCGGCCAGGATGGAGCGCCAGCGCGACGGGGTGGTCTGGGCGACCGTGACGGCGCCTGCCTCCAGCAGCCGGGCCAGCTGGGCCGGGTCGCGGACCGCGTCGCTGGCGACGAGCCGGATCGAGGCGCCCACCGTCAGCGGCGCGAGCAGCTCAACCGTGCTCGGGTCGAAGGCCAGCGTCGTCATGGCCAGCACCCGGTCGGCCGGCCCGATGCCCACCGTCTCGGCGAACGACGACAAGAACTCGGTAAGCGAGCGGTGCCCGACGACGACACCCTTCGGCTGGCCGGTCGAGCCCGACGTGTAGATCACGTACACGGGGCTGTCCGCGGCGACCTCCGGCGGCCACGGTCCGGCGATCTGGGCCAGCTCGGGCTCGTCGACGAGGACCAGCTTCGTGCCCGGCGCGGCCGGCAGCCGGGGGGCCAGCGCCTTCGTGGTCATCAGGACCGTCGGCGCGGCGTCCTCGATCATGAAGGCGATCCGGCCGTCCGGGTGGTCCGGGTCGATCGGGAGGTAGGCGGCGCCGGCCAGGCCGGTCCCGGCCAGCGCCACGACCAGCTCGGCCGTGCGCGGCAGTGCGATCCCGACGACCGAGCCGGGCCCGGCGCCCAGGGCCGCCAGCCGGCGCCCGAAGGCGTCGGCCGCGGCGGACAGCTCGCCGTAGGTCAGGGACCGCTCGGCGGTGACCACCGCGAGCCGCCCCGGGTCGCGGGTGGCCCAGGCGGCGAACCGCGCCGGCCATGGCTCGTTCGGGCGGAGACCGTCGGAGCTGGCGCGGCCGTTCCAGGTGCGCACCACCCGGTCGCGCTCGGCCGGGGCGAGCAGGTCGACCCGGCCGAGCGGCGCGTCCGGCTCGGCCAGCGCCGCGGCCAGCAGGCGCTCCAGCCGCGGTCCGACGGAGCGGGCGAAGGCCGCCGACACCGCGCCGGGCTGGTAGGTCGTCTCCAGCTCCAGCGAGCCGGGCCCGCCGTCCGCGCCGCCCAGCTCGGCCACGACCATCAGCGGGGACTGGGCGGTGCCGTTGTGCAGGGGACGGCGCTCGCCGCGCAGGTCCCGGCCGGGGCGGTGCAGGCCGGCCGCCGCCGGGGCTCGGACGGCGAACATCGTGGCGAACACGCTGGAGACGCCGTCGGCGCGGTCGGGGTTGAGGTCGCGGACGACGTCGGCCAGGTCCACGTCGGCGTGCGCGAACGCGCCCAGGCAGACGGCCCGGGTCCGCTCGACCAGCTCGGTGAAGCTGTCGCCCGGCCCCACCGCGAGCCGCAGGCAGACCGTGTTGCCGAAGTAGCCGATCAGGCCCTCGGTCGCGGCGGCGTCCCGGTTGACGACGGGCGAGCCGACGGTGACGTCGGTCGCGCCGGTGACCCGGTGGATCAGGGCCGCGTAGGCCGCGAGCAGCACCATGAACGGGGTCGCGCCGTGCCGGGCGGCGAACGCCCGGACGGTGCCGACCAGCTCGGCCGGCGCGTGATGGACGAGCTGGTCGCCCGCGTCGCGGCGCTGCGCGGCCGCGGCGGCCGGGAGCCCTTCGGGCTGGCGGTCCTCAGTGGTCGGCCGGGGCAGCCGCACCGCCTCGGCGAGCGGGAGCAGCCGGTCGCGCCAGTAGGCCAGGCCCGCCGGCTCGGCCGACGGGTCGGCGACCGGAGCCGCCGCGTCGAGGAACGACACCGTGCCGCCGACGTCGCCCCGGCCGTCGTAGGCGGCGAGCAGGTCGGCGAAGAAGACGTCCCAGGAGGCGTCGTCCCAGGCGATGTGGTGCGCGGCCAGCGCCAGCGTGTGCCGGTCCGGGCCGTGGCGCAGCACGGTGACCCGCAGCGGCGACTCGGCGGTCAGGTCGAACGGGCGCCGGGCCGCGCGCAGCGCGATCTCCCGAGCCCGGTCGTCTCGCCCGGCTGCCGGCTCGGTCGACAGGTCGACGCTGAGCCAGGCCGGCGCGACGTCGTCCCGGATGACCTGCTCGAGCCGGCCGTCCGGGGTGGCGCGGTAGGTCGTGCGGAGGATCTCGTGGCGGCGGGCGACGGCCAGCAGCGCGCGACGCAGCGCCGGCACGTCGAGCGGGCCGGTCAGCTCGAATGCGGCCGAGATCGTGTAGGCCGCGCTGTCCGGGTCGAGCCGGGTCAGGAACCACATCCGGCGCTGCGCCGGGCTGACGGGGTACCCACGGCCGGGTTCCCGGCGCGGCCGGGAGCCGGCGGGACCCGCCGGCTCGCGCGTGAGCTGCTCCGCCGCCAGCCGGCGGCGGAGCAGCTCACGCTTGCGCTGCGCGGAGTCGGGACTCGCCACGATGTACGTCCTTCCGGTGGTGCTGCCCGGGCTGAGGGCGTCGACGGGTAAGGCGGGCGCGCGAGCGCGCGACGGGAGGGGCCCGGAACGGTGAGGCCGGCCGGCAGGGCCGGCGCTAGCCGAGGCGGCGCCGCAGCTCCCGTTTGTCGATCTTTCCGACGGGGGTCAGCGGCAGCGCGTCGAGCACCGTGAGCAGGTCGGGGAGCATGAAGCGGGCGAGCCCGCGCTCGCGCAGGTAGGCCTTGACCGCCCTGAGGGTCGGCGCCGCCCCGGGGACCGGGACGATCACCGCGCGGACGCTCTCGCCGACCTGCTCGTCCGGGGCCGCGATGACGGCGGCCTGGGCGATCGACGGGTGCGCGAGCAGATGCTCCTCGAGCTCGGTCGCGGAGACGTTCTCGCCGCCGCGGTTGACCACGTCCTTGATGCGGCCCTCGACGACCAGGTTGCCGCTCGGCGTGACGCGGACGAGGTCGCCGGTCCGGTAGAAGCCGTCCGGGCTGAAGGCGGTGGCGTTGTGCTCGGCGGCCCGGTAGTAGCCGCGCACGGTGTACGGGCCGCGGGTCCACAGCTCGCCGACGGCGCCGGGCGCCACGTCGGCGCCGTCGGGGTCGACGACCCGGATCTCGTCCGCGGCGGCGAGCGGCCGGCCCTGGGTGGTGGCGGCCAGCTCGTCGTCCTCGTCGAGGCGGGTGTAGTTCAGCAGGCCCTCGGCCATGCCGAAGACCTGCTGGACGCGGGCGCCCAGGGCCGGCCGGATGCGCCGGGCGAGCTCCGCGTCCAGCCGGGCACCCCCGACCTGGAGCAGGCGCAGGCTGGAGGTGTCGGGCCGCTCCCACTCGGCGGCGTCGACCCAGATCCGTGCCAGCGCCGGCACCAGGGCCGTCACCGTCACGCGTTCCCTGGCGATCAGGCCGAAGGCGGTCTCGGGGCTGGGCGAGGGAGCCAGGACCACGGTCGCGCCGACCCCGAGCGCCCCCAGGACGCCCGGGCACGCCAACGGGAAGTTGTGCGCGGCGGGCAGCGCGACCAGGTAGGTGTCCTCGGCCCGCAGCCCGCACAGCCGGGCGCTGGCCTCGGCGTTGTAGCCGTAGTCCCAGTGGGTGCGCGGGATCAGCTTGGGCTTGCCGGTGGTGCCGCCGGAGATGAGCAGCACCGCGACGCCGGCCGGGTCGGGGGGCTGCGGCTGGGCCGGACCGCCGGCCCGGGCGGCGGCGCCGGCCGCGGCCAGCGCGTCGAGGCCGGTGAACGGGCCGGGAGCCCCGGCCACCAGCACGTGGCGCACGGCCGGGACCGCGGTGACGATCTCCTCGGCCAGCGCCCGGTGGTCGAAGCCCTCGTGCGTGTCCGGGATCGCGTAGGCGACGGCGCCGGACAGCCGGGCCAGGTGCTCGATCTCTACCCGCCGGTGCGCGGGAAGTGTCAGCACCGGGATCGCGCCCAGCCGGCACAGCGCGAACAGCAGCGTCACGAACTCGACCCGGTTGGGCAGGTGGACCACGACCCGGTCGCCGCCGCTGACGCCGATCCCGGCGAGCCCCGCCGCCAGGTCATCGGCGGCCCGGTCGAGGTCGGCGTAGGAGAGCCGGACCGGCCCTGACGGCGGCGCGGCGACGAGGGCGGTCGCGGCGCCGTACCGCTCGGCCCAGCCGCGCAGCCGCTCACCCAGCGAGCCGCCCTGCCAGTAGCCCTCCGCCACGTAGCGGTCGGCGGCGGCGGCCGGCCAGCGGACCCAGCCCGCCGCGAGGCCCGGGCCGGCGGCCGACGCGGCGGCCAGCGGCGCGCTCACAGGTCCATCCCGGCGTCCGAGCCGTCGAGCAGCCGGGCCTCGATCTCCTCGTCGGACAGGGACTCGATCTCCCAGGCGATCGAGGCGACGCGGTCGAGCCGCCCCGGCGTGGTCTCGGCCGCCCGCAGCTGCTCCGCGAGCCCGGCCACCGTCGGCGCGCCGAACAGCATCCGGACCGTCACCTCGCCGGTGTCGAGCTCCTCGCGCAGCCGGGCGACCACAGCGGTGGCCAGCACCGAGTCGCCGCCCAGCGCGAAGAACTCGTCGAGGACGCCACCCTCGCCGACGCCGAGGACGTGCCGCCAGACCGCGAGGATCACCCGTTCCAGATCTGAGCGCGGCGGCTGGGACGCCGGCCGGGGCCCGGCCAGCTCCCGTTCGAGCAGCACGCCGACGGCGCCGCGGTCGATCTTCCCGTTGGCGCTGAGCGGCAGCTCGGTCACGACGACGACCCGGTCGGGAACCATGTGCGGCGGCAGCGCGGACCGCAGGGCGATCCTGATCGCCGCCGGGTCGCCGGCCGCGTCCGGCGCCGGGCCGGCCGCGACGACCGCGCCGAGCGCCGCCGGGCGTCCGTCCGCGCCTGCGGTCAGCGCTGCCACGCCCGCCCGGACGCCGGGCAGCGCGGCCAGGGCCGCCTCGATCTCGCCGAGCTCGATCCGGAAGCCCCGGATCTTGACCTGGTGGTCGCGGCGCCCCAGGAACTCGACGGCCCCGTCCGGCAGGTAGCGGGCGAGGTCGCCGGTGCGGTACCAGCGCTCACCGCCGTGGGTGACGAACCGGTCGGCCGTCCGCTCGGGGTCGGCCCGGTAGCCCCGGGCGACGCCGGCGCCGCCGATCCACAGCTCGCCCGCCACGTGGTCGGGACAGTCGCGGCCGAGCGTGTCGACGACCCGCAGGCGGACGTTGCGCAGCGGGGTGCCGTAGGGCACCGAGCACCACTCCGGGCGCGCCGCGCCGCCCACGACCTCGCAGATCGTCGAGTGGATGGCGGTCTCGGTCGTGCCGCCGAGCGCGAGGAACCGGCAGCCGGGAACGGCCGCGGCGAGCCGGGCCGGCAGGTCGACGCCGACCTTGTCCCCGCCGAGCAGGACCGCGCGCAGCCCTGTGCCCAGGGGTGTGCCGGTGGCGAGGACCAGGTCGAGCACGGCCGGCACGCAGTTGAGGACCGTAACGCCGTGGCCGGCGATCAGGTCGGCCCACCGGGCCGCCTCGCGGCGGGACTCCTCGTCGACGAGCACCACCGCGCCCCCGACGGACAGCGGGGCGAACAGGTCGAAGACCGACAGGTCGAAGTCGAGCGCGGAGACGCCCAGCGTCCTGTCGTCCGGGCCGACCCCGAGCCGCTCGACCAGGTCGTCGAGGGTGTTCATCGCGGCCCGGTGCCCGACCTCGACGCCCTTGGGCTGCCCGGTCGACCCCGAGGTGAACAGGACGTACGCCGGCTCGTCGAGGCGCGCCGGGTCGTCGGCCGCGCGCAGGATGAGCTCCGCCGCGACGCCGGTGCCGGCCGCGAGCGCCTCGTCGAGGCGCAGCGGGGTCACGCCGGCCGGCCAGTCGGCGTCGGGACGGCTGGTGATGACCGTGGCGAAGCCCGCGGTCGCGACGATCCGCTCGATCCGGGCCGCCGGCTGGTCGACCCCGACCGGCACGTAGGCCGCACCGGCGGCCAGCACGCCGAGCACGGCGACGACCTGGTCCGGCCCCTTCGGGAGGCTGACGCCGACCAGGTCGCCCGGCCGGACGCCGCGGGCGGCGAGCACCCCGGCCACCGCCCGCGCCCGCGTGGCGAGCGTGCCGTAGGACAGCGACCGCCGCTCGTGGCCCGGCTCGTCCCACAGCAGGGCCGGCGCGTCGGGACGGTCGGCCGCCGCGGCGAAGAAGCCCTCGTGCAGCAGCCGGGTGGACGCCGGTCCGGCCACCGCGCCGACCCGGCGGCGCACGTCGCGCACCGAGGGGTCGAGCAGCCCGTCGACCGGCTCCGCCCAGGCGGTCGCCGCCGGGCTGGCGGCCGGGCCCGGCTGGGCCAGGCCACGGACGAGGCGCTCGAACGCGGCGAACATCGCGTCGACGACGCCGGGCTCGAACACGCCCTCGCGGATGTCCCAGTTGACCAGCAGCCCGCCGTCGAGCTCGGTGACCTGCGCGTCCAGCAGGACCTGCGGGCCCTGCGAGATGATCCACACCGGCCGGCCGAACTCCCGCCGCACCGAGGCGTCGAACAGCTCGCCGAGCCCGAGCGCGCTGGTGAAGACGACCGGCGCGAGGACGGGCTCGCCATGGTGGCGGCCCAGGTCGCGCAGCACCTCGACGCCGGAGTAGCCGGCGTGGGCGGCGTCGGCGTGCAGCCGTGTCTGGACCTGGCGGGCGCGTTCGACGAAGGGGACCCGGTCGGTCAGGTCGATCTCCAGCAGCACCGAGCTGGTGAAGTCGCCGACGATCCGGTTCACGTCGGGGTGCAGCTGCTCGCGGTCGAACAGCGGGACGTTGAGCAGGAAGCGTGGCTGCGCGCTCCAGCCGCCGAGGACCTCGGCGAAGGCGGTCGCGACGGCCATCGCCGGCGTGACGCCGTGCCGGTGCGCGGCCTGGTCGAGGGCCGCGCGGGCCGACGGCGGCAGCCTGAAGTGGCGCCGGGACACCCGGGGGGCAGCGGCCGGACCGCCTCCGGTGGGCCTATCAGCGGCCGGGGTGAGCGCGAGCTGGGGCGGGCCGGGCAGGCCGGGCAGCCGGTCAAGCCAGGCCCGCCGAGCCCGGGCCGCCGCCTCGCCGCGCGCGGTCCCCCGCTCGCCGAGGCGGGCGGCCGCGCGCTCGGCGCGGTACCGGCGGTAGCTGTAAGCCGGCGCCGGCGCGACCGCGTCCGGGCGGCCGTACAGGTCGGCCAGGTCGGCCAGCAGGACTCGGTAGCTGACGGCGTCGGCGGCGACCATGTCGACGTCAAGGTGCAGCCGGGTCGTCCCATCCGGGCGCAGGCTCAGCTCGGTGGCGAAGACCTCGCCGCGCTCGATGTCGAGCAGTTGGTGGGACAGCCGATCGCGGACGGCGGCCAGCCGCTGCTCGGCGGCGTCGTCGTCCAGGTCGCGCAGGTCGTGCACGGTCAGGCCGCGCCAGCCGGCGGCCTGCTCGACGACCTGGCCACCGAGGTCGGTGACCCGGGTCCGCAGCGCCTCGTGCCGCTGGATCAGCCGCTCGACCGCGACGGCCAGCCGGGCCGGGTCGACCCCGTCGCCGTCGAACTCGCTGTACAGGTGCGCGGCGACCCCGCCGTAGGACTGTCGGGCGCCGCGCCCGATCCAGTAGGCGTGCTGCATGACGGCCAGCGGGAACTCGCCGTCGTCGTCCGGGCCCGCCGCGGCCTCGGCCGGCCCGGCGCTCACCGGGTTGACGCCGACCGACCCGGTCTCGGCGACCGCGGCC contains the following coding sequences:
- a CDS encoding salicylate synthase produces the protein MTAPAVYRERTVPLAGDPLAAAVSFARRADGPVSVYERDGVWHCGSGALAEIVLYWDEIRYRVGERWRVEPVDDAPLRVLAGVLAGIPVTDWRACGWAGFELGPRTLGLPGPAGPDPLVHLVIPAREARLSATGALLRAPDPADLDVLAELVGAAVAAEPAEPAALADLEYDADGYRQIVTRAVEDIHAGRLRKVILSRVVPVEGEIDLVASFERGRRGNTPARSFLLDLAGLRAIGFSPEMVLEVDAGGWVSTQPLAGTAAFDGPGAAGGDGNRARREALLRDPKEIYEHAVSVQAAQEELRPLCAPGTLVVDEFMNVLERGSVQHLASRVSGQLTADRDAWDALAVVFPSITATGVPKDLACAAIRRYEPRPRGLYSGAVISATADGALDAALVLRTVFQRDGQTWLRAGAGIVGASRPERELEETREKLRSVSRFLVPAQPAPATAGADPGDELEALRRSVAELIEEDPASLGDDDNLFERGLESIALIRAIGQWRRAGVEVNFAELAENPTLDGWFKLLSARRPAAAAGAVAAVAETGSVGVNPVSAGPAEAAAGPDDDGEFPLAVMQHAYWIGRGARQSYGGVAAHLYSEFDGDGVDPARLAVAVERLIQRHEALRTRVTDLGGQVVEQAAGWRGLTVHDLRDLDDDAAEQRLAAVRDRLSHQLLDIERGEVFATELSLRPDGTTRLHLDVDMVAADAVSYRVLLADLADLYGRPDAVAPAPAYSYRRYRAERAAARLGERGTARGEAAARARRAWLDRLPGLPGPPQLALTPAADRPTGGGPAAAPRVSRRHFRLPPSARAALDQAAHRHGVTPAMAVATAFAEVLGGWSAQPRFLLNVPLFDREQLHPDVNRIVGDFTSSVLLEIDLTDRVPFVERARQVQTRLHADAAHAGYSGVEVLRDLGRHHGEPVLAPVVFTSALGLGELFDASVRREFGRPVWIISQGPQVLLDAQVTELDGGLLVNWDIREGVFEPGVVDAMFAAFERLVRGLAQPGPAASPAATAWAEPVDGLLDPSVRDVRRRVGAVAGPASTRLLHEGFFAAAADRPDAPALLWDEPGHERRSLSYGTLATRARAVAGVLAARGVRPGDLVGVSLPKGPDQVVAVLGVLAAGAAYVPVGVDQPAARIERIVATAGFATVITSRPDADWPAGVTPLRLDEALAAGTGVAAELILRAADDPARLDEPAYVLFTSGSTGQPKGVEVGHRAAMNTLDDLVERLGVGPDDRTLGVSALDFDLSVFDLFAPLSVGGAVVLVDEESRREAARWADLIAGHGVTVLNCVPAVLDLVLATGTPLGTGLRAVLLGGDKVGVDLPARLAAAVPGCRFLALGGTTETAIHSTICEVVGGAARPEWCSVPYGTPLRNVRLRVVDTLGRDCPDHVAGELWIGGAGVARGYRADPERTADRFVTHGGERWYRTGDLARYLPDGAVEFLGRRDHQVKIRGFRIELGEIEAALAALPGVRAGVAALTAGADGRPAALGAVVAAGPAPDAAGDPAAIRIALRSALPPHMVPDRVVVVTELPLSANGKIDRGAVGVLLERELAGPRPASQPPRSDLERVILAVWRHVLGVGEGGVLDEFFALGGDSVLATAVVARLREELDTGEVTVRMLFGAPTVAGLAEQLRAAETTPGRLDRVASIAWEIESLSDEEIEARLLDGSDAGMDL
- a CDS encoding AMP-binding protein, coding for MSAPLAAASAAGPGLAAGWVRWPAAAADRYVAEGYWQGGSLGERLRGWAERYGAATALVAAPPSGPVRLSYADLDRAADDLAAGLAGIGVSGGDRVVVHLPNRVEFVTLLFALCRLGAIPVLTLPAHRRVEIEHLARLSGAVAYAIPDTHEGFDHRALAEEIVTAVPAVRHVLVAGAPGPFTGLDALAAAGAAARAGGPAQPQPPDPAGVAVLLISGGTTGKPKLIPRTHWDYGYNAEASARLCGLRAEDTYLVALPAAHNFPLACPGVLGALGVGATVVLAPSPSPETAFGLIARERVTVTALVPALARIWVDAAEWERPDTSSLRLLQVGGARLDAELARRIRPALGARVQQVFGMAEGLLNYTRLDEDDELAATTQGRPLAAADEIRVVDPDGADVAPGAVGELWTRGPYTVRGYYRAAEHNATAFSPDGFYRTGDLVRVTPSGNLVVEGRIKDVVNRGGENVSATELEEHLLAHPSIAQAAVIAAPDEQVGESVRAVIVPVPGAAPTLRAVKAYLRERGLARFMLPDLLTVLDALPLTPVGKIDKRELRRRLG